The proteins below come from a single Ruegeria sp. THAF33 genomic window:
- a CDS encoding murein L,D-transpeptidase has translation MLSVFRTRTSILLAACFAATASMANTTSEPAHNTAFQMAVAEHTPRESQIAEFYRTNGFSPIWVGESDEHMQRRAALIQALSHAHLHGLPRADATVSSLMQKMQDARSTRDLGAVEAELSRVFVEFADALYSGFLRPGNIDDGLVRSVDRRSAAEHLNVLNTHGAAYLAQLAPQTRQYRALMKQKLALQDLVDQGGWGATVPETKLEYGDTGPNVVKLRNRLALMGYMKPSASPSFDAALLEGVRAFQIAHGLEPDGVAGKGTIAELNRPAVDRLKAVYVALERERWLPRERGARHILVNQTDFSAKIVDDGQVTFETRAVIGKNTHDRRSPEFSDVMEHMVINPSWYVPRSIITKEYLPKLKANPNAVSHIQITDSRGRQVNRGAVDFNQFSARSFPFAMRQPPSKSNALGLVKFMFPNKYNIYLHDTPQKSLFAREVRAFSHGCIRLAQPFEFAYALLAKQEEDPKAFFHRVLNTGKETKVDLEQKVPVHLIYRTAYVGPKGEVQYRRDVYGRDRKIWEALQKAGVALPDVQG, from the coding sequence ATGCTTTCTGTTTTCCGAACCCGTACCAGTATCCTGCTTGCCGCCTGTTTTGCGGCCACCGCGAGTATGGCAAACACCACTTCTGAACCTGCGCACAACACGGCGTTTCAGATGGCCGTTGCAGAACATACCCCACGGGAATCGCAGATCGCAGAGTTTTACCGGACAAACGGGTTTTCGCCGATTTGGGTGGGTGAATCCGATGAGCATATGCAACGCCGGGCCGCATTGATCCAGGCACTGTCACATGCGCATCTGCACGGTCTGCCGCGGGCCGATGCGACAGTTTCATCCTTGATGCAGAAAATGCAGGATGCACGCTCGACACGCGACCTTGGCGCCGTTGAAGCGGAACTGAGCCGGGTTTTCGTAGAGTTTGCCGACGCATTGTACTCGGGTTTTCTTCGGCCCGGAAACATCGACGACGGACTTGTTCGGTCGGTGGATCGTCGCAGCGCGGCCGAGCATCTGAACGTCCTGAACACACATGGCGCCGCGTATCTTGCGCAATTGGCTCCTCAAACCCGTCAGTACCGGGCTCTGATGAAGCAGAAACTGGCGCTACAGGATTTGGTAGATCAAGGCGGTTGGGGGGCGACTGTCCCGGAAACCAAGCTGGAATACGGTGATACCGGGCCCAATGTCGTGAAGCTTCGCAATCGGCTGGCGTTGATGGGCTACATGAAACCATCGGCCAGCCCGTCTTTCGACGCCGCGCTGCTGGAAGGTGTCAGGGCCTTTCAAATCGCGCATGGATTGGAACCCGATGGCGTTGCAGGTAAGGGCACGATTGCCGAGTTGAATCGCCCGGCCGTGGACCGGCTCAAGGCTGTTTATGTCGCTCTGGAACGGGAACGCTGGTTGCCTCGGGAACGCGGCGCGCGTCATATTCTTGTCAACCAGACAGATTTTTCGGCAAAGATCGTGGATGACGGGCAAGTCACGTTCGAGACCCGTGCGGTGATCGGCAAAAACACGCATGATCGCCGCAGCCCAGAGTTCTCGGATGTGATGGAACATATGGTGATAAACCCCAGTTGGTATGTTCCGCGCTCGATCATCACCAAGGAATACCTGCCAAAGTTGAAAGCGAACCCCAACGCGGTCAGTCATATCCAGATCACGGACAGCAGGGGGCGGCAGGTCAATCGCGGGGCGGTTGATTTCAATCAGTTCTCCGCGCGAAGCTTTCCTTTTGCGATGCGCCAGCCGCCCAGCAAAAGCAATGCTTTGGGGCTGGTCAAGTTCATGTTCCCCAACAAGTACAATATCTATCTGCATGATACGCCTCAGAAAAGCCTGTTCGCGCGTGAGGTTCGGGCGTTCTCGCACGGCTGCATCCGACTGGCACAGCCTTTCGAATTTGCCTATGCATTGTTGGCCAAACAGGAAGAGGACCCCAAGGCATTCTTTCATCGTGTTCTGAACACGGGAAAGGAAACCAAGGTTGATTTGGAACAAAAAGTTCCGGTCCACCTGATTTATCGAACGGCATATGTCGGTCCAAAAGGCGAGGTGCAGTATCGCCGCGATGTCTATGGCCGGGACCGCAAGATTTGGGAAGCCCTGCAAAAGGCAGGGGTGGCCCTGCCGGACGTTCAGGGTTAA
- a CDS encoding DUF882 domain-containing protein gives MTKSSSSGLTRRALLGAFAATAVAAAPTYSKAAGFLRGGGDIRRIRMYSGRTGERLDMIYWVDGKYIKDAVKEVNHFMRDWRTDHVKSIDLRTIDIMAASHNLLDVNEPYMLLSGYRSPQTNAMLRARSRGVARKSLHMKGQAADLRLSSRSVSQMAKAAMSCRAGGVGQYYGSNFVHMDCGVVRTWRG, from the coding sequence ATGACCAAGAGCAGTTCCTCGGGCTTGACCCGACGTGCCCTATTGGGTGCGTTTGCAGCAACAGCAGTCGCAGCAGCACCCACCTACTCCAAAGCAGCAGGCTTTTTGCGCGGCGGCGGCGATATCCGTCGCATTCGCATGTATTCCGGTCGCACGGGCGAACGGTTGGACATGATTTATTGGGTCGATGGTAAATATATCAAGGACGCTGTCAAAGAAGTGAACCATTTCATGCGCGATTGGCGCACGGATCACGTAAAATCCATCGATTTACGTACGATTGATATCATGGCGGCATCACACAACCTTCTGGATGTCAACGAACCTTACATGTTGCTGTCGGGCTATCGCTCCCCCCAGACCAACGCCATGCTCCGCGCCCGCTCTCGCGGCGTCGCCCGGAAGTCGCTTCATATGAAGGGACAAGCGGCAGACCTGCGCCTGTCTTCCCGCTCCGTCTCGCAGATGGCTAAGGCTGCTATGTCATGCCGGGCCGGCGGTGTCGGTCAATATTACGGATCCAATTTCGTGCATATGGACTGCGGTGTCGTCCGCACCTGGCGCGGCTAA
- a CDS encoding cysteine desulfurase produces the protein MYDVQKIRSDFPILSRQVNGKPLTYLDNGASAQKPQVVIDAVTRAYSEEYSNVHRGLHYLSNLSTEKYEAVRGIIARFLGASNEDEIVLNSGTTEGINLVAYGWAMPRLEAGDEIVLSVMEHHANIVPWHFLRERQGVVLKWVDVDADGGLDPQAVIDAIGPKTKLVAVTQCSNVLGTVVDVKAITEGAHARGVPVLVDGSQGAVHMPVNVQDIGCDFYAITGHKLYGPSGSGAIYIKSERMAEMRPFVGGGDMIKEVSKDQVIYNDPPMKFEAGTPGIVQTIGLGVALEYMMDLGMDNIAAHESGLRDYAMQRLNGLNWLQVQGTRPDKAAIFSFTLDGAGHAHDVSTILDKKGVAVRAGHHCAGPLMDHLGVTATCRASFGLYNTTDEVDTLIEALELAHDLFA, from the coding sequence ATGTATGATGTGCAGAAAATTCGCTCTGACTTTCCGATCCTGTCACGTCAGGTGAATGGCAAGCCGTTGACCTATCTGGACAACGGTGCGTCTGCTCAAAAGCCTCAGGTCGTCATCGATGCGGTGACCCGTGCCTATTCCGAAGAGTATTCGAATGTTCACCGTGGATTGCACTATCTGTCCAATCTGTCGACCGAGAAATACGAAGCTGTCCGCGGCATCATCGCCCGTTTTCTGGGGGCATCGAACGAGGATGAGATCGTTCTGAATTCCGGAACGACCGAAGGGATCAATCTTGTTGCCTATGGCTGGGCCATGCCGCGCCTGGAAGCCGGGGATGAGATCGTCCTGAGCGTCATGGAGCATCACGCCAACATCGTGCCCTGGCATTTCCTGCGGGAACGGCAGGGCGTTGTTCTGAAGTGGGTGGATGTGGACGCCGACGGAGGGCTGGATCCGCAGGCGGTGATCGATGCGATCGGCCCGAAAACCAAACTTGTGGCCGTGACGCAATGTTCCAATGTTCTGGGCACCGTCGTGGATGTCAAAGCCATCACCGAAGGTGCACATGCAAGGGGCGTCCCGGTGCTGGTCGATGGCAGTCAGGGCGCGGTGCATATGCCGGTGAACGTGCAGGACATCGGTTGCGACTTTTACGCCATCACCGGCCACAAGCTGTATGGTCCGTCGGGGTCGGGTGCGATCTACATCAAGTCCGAACGCATGGCCGAGATGCGCCCCTTTGTCGGTGGCGGTGACATGATCAAAGAGGTCAGCAAGGATCAGGTGATCTACAACGACCCGCCGATGAAGTTCGAGGCCGGAACACCCGGCATTGTCCAAACCATCGGCCTGGGCGTTGCGCTGGAATACATGATGGATTTGGGAATGGACAACATTGCCGCCCATGAATCCGGCCTGCGGGACTATGCCATGCAGCGCCTGAACGGTCTCAACTGGCTTCAGGTTCAGGGCACGCGGCCAGACAAGGCTGCCATCTTCAGCTTTACGCTGGACGGGGCCGGCCATGCCCATGATGTATCCACGATTCTGGACAAAAAGGGGGTTGCCGTCCGCGCCGGGCATCACTGTGCGGGCCCGCTTATGGATCACCTGGGCGTCACGGCGACCTGCCGTGCCAGCTTTGGTCTATATAACACGACGGATGAGGTCGACACACTGATCGAAGCGCTTGAATTGGCGCATGATCTTTTCGCCTGA
- a CDS encoding YIP1 family protein yields MTINSLGALAVLTIRSPDQAARQLLSLKPGREGLWLAFALAVVLNCLVQLGIDLSVPVPQGQIAPPPESIPVVLLRSAGAMLLSILAFFVVGKAIGGKASFEDLMVLTVWLQFLQIVALVMTLVLSLTMPFLMMMMLFATAILSLYITLHFLNEAHQFGSLWKSFAVILLSALIAVPFVLYLTPAAPV; encoded by the coding sequence ATGACTATCAATTCCCTCGGCGCTCTGGCGGTTCTGACGATCAGAAGCCCCGACCAAGCCGCCCGCCAGCTGTTGTCCCTGAAACCGGGGCGGGAAGGGTTGTGGCTGGCCTTTGCGCTGGCAGTGGTTTTGAACTGTCTCGTGCAGTTGGGAATCGATTTGTCGGTGCCCGTGCCGCAAGGTCAAATCGCACCGCCTCCCGAAAGCATCCCCGTTGTTTTGCTGCGTTCCGCCGGAGCAATGCTGCTGAGCATCCTCGCGTTCTTCGTCGTTGGAAAAGCGATAGGCGGCAAAGCAAGCTTTGAAGATCTGATGGTCCTGACGGTGTGGTTGCAGTTCCTGCAAATCGTCGCCCTGGTCATGACCCTTGTTCTAAGCCTGACGATGCCGTTTCTGATGATGATGATGCTGTTCGCAACGGCGATCCTGAGCCTTTACATCACGCTTCATTTCCTGAACGAAGCGCATCAATTCGGATCCCTTTGGAAGTCTTTCGCCGTAATTCTGTTGTCAGCCCTGATTGCGGTTCCCTTCGTCCTGTATTTAACACCGGCCGCGCCTGTCTAG
- a CDS encoding YIP1 family protein, with product MAVSSDILATYRGPGRVVRRLLEMGQREDRALVFVMAFCLVAFVAQMPSLARKAHLEGVELNMLLGGALLGSLFILPLFFYTLALISYWAARMTGGQGTAYGARLALFWALLASAPLVLLNGLVAGFIGPGPALTIVGVAWVAVFVWFWLSGLRQVQRSAA from the coding sequence ATGGCCGTCTCGTCTGACATATTGGCCACATACCGAGGGCCGGGGCGCGTGGTGCGCCGGCTTCTTGAAATGGGTCAGCGGGAAGACAGGGCGCTGGTGTTTGTCATGGCGTTTTGCTTGGTGGCTTTTGTCGCGCAAATGCCCAGCCTTGCCCGCAAAGCGCATCTTGAAGGCGTCGAGCTGAACATGCTTTTGGGCGGCGCTTTGCTGGGGTCGCTGTTCATACTGCCGTTGTTTTTCTACACGCTGGCGCTGATTTCGTATTGGGCGGCGCGGATGACGGGCGGGCAGGGCACTGCTTATGGCGCACGACTTGCCCTGTTCTGGGCGTTGTTGGCATCTGCCCCCCTGGTCTTGCTGAATGGTCTGGTTGCCGGGTTCATCGGGCCCGGGCCCGCTTTGACAATTGTGGGTGTCGCTTGGGTTGCTGTTTTTGTCTGGTTCTGGTTATCCGGTCTGAGACAAGTACAAAGGTCCGCTGCATGA
- a CDS encoding SufD family Fe-S cluster assembly protein: protein MALPEVKQTATEARLSALTMPDAGCTRAAREDALARVLETGLPGRRDEYWKYTQPDTLVSPDAPPAAVFADDEPLMFSGLDRLNIVFVDGEFSAEESDDLTLEGVTIDRLEDICCKDIHWAKDLYGVLETRGQSPVQRPLAALNTAFASDGVAIHVTGKPSKPINLIYRHASPTSDAILHHVIRVESGAEATILETGPAASRFNKCMEIDIADKGTLHHVRAQGRDHERRAATHMFTRLGTESVYKSFTLTVNGVLTRNEQVVELTGDDAVAHVAGACVGDGDFHHDDTVFITHDAVNCESRQVFKKVLRNGATGVFQGKILVKEGAQKTDGYQISQSLLLDDDSQFLAKPELEIYADDVACSHGSTSGAIDETALFYLRSRGVPVKDATNMLTLAFLAEAVDEIEDSALAEEIVSRLEGWLARRS from the coding sequence ATGGCCTTGCCCGAAGTCAAACAAACCGCGACCGAGGCCCGGCTGTCTGCCTTGACCATGCCCGACGCGGGATGCACCCGCGCCGCGCGCGAAGACGCGCTGGCCCGTGTTCTGGAAACCGGTCTGCCCGGACGGCGTGACGAATATTGGAAATACACTCAACCGGACACTCTGGTCTCGCCAGACGCGCCTCCGGCTGCGGTGTTTGCCGATGATGAGCCGTTGATGTTCAGCGGACTCGACCGGCTGAACATCGTCTTCGTGGACGGTGAATTCAGCGCCGAAGAGTCGGACGACCTGACGCTGGAAGGCGTGACCATCGACCGGCTCGAGGATATCTGCTGCAAGGACATTCATTGGGCGAAAGACCTGTATGGCGTGCTTGAGACGCGCGGTCAGTCTCCGGTCCAGCGCCCGCTGGCGGCGCTGAACACGGCTTTTGCGTCGGATGGTGTGGCCATTCATGTCACCGGCAAACCGTCCAAACCGATCAACCTGATCTATCGTCATGCGTCGCCGACCTCGGATGCGATCCTGCACCACGTTATTCGCGTCGAAAGCGGGGCCGAGGCCACCATTCTGGAAACCGGTCCGGCTGCGTCACGCTTCAACAAATGCATGGAGATTGACATCGCCGACAAGGGCACGCTGCACCATGTGCGCGCCCAGGGCAGGGACCATGAACGCCGGGCCGCGACCCATATGTTCACCCGTCTGGGCACGGAATCGGTCTATAAATCCTTCACTTTGACCGTGAATGGCGTGCTGACCCGCAATGAGCAGGTCGTCGAGTTGACGGGCGATGACGCGGTCGCCCATGTGGCCGGAGCCTGTGTTGGCGATGGCGACTTCCATCATGACGACACGGTTTTTATCACCCATGATGCGGTAAACTGCGAAAGCCGTCAGGTGTTCAAGAAAGTGCTGCGCAACGGGGCGACGGGCGTGTTTCAGGGCAAGATCCTCGTGAAGGAAGGCGCCCAAAAGACCGACGGTTACCAAATAAGCCAATCGCTGCTTCTGGATGATGACAGCCAATTCCTCGCCAAGCCCGAGCTTGAGATCTATGCCGATGACGTGGCGTGTTCGCACGGCTCGACCTCGGGTGCGATCGACGAAACCGCTCTGTTCTATCTGCGGTCCCGTGGCGTGCCGGTCAAGGACGCAACCAACATGCTGACTTTGGCCTTTCTTGCCGAAGCGGTGGATGAGATCGAAGACAGCGCCCTGGCGGAAGAGATCGTAAGCCGTCTGGAAGGGTGGCTGGCGCGTCGTAGCTGA
- the sufC gene encoding Fe-S cluster assembly ATPase SufC: MLEIKNLHVKLEEEDKQILKGVDLTVEAGKVHAIMGPNGSGKSTLSYVLSGRDGYEVTEGSATLDGEDLLEMEPEERAAAGVFLAFQYPVEIPGVGNMTFLRTAVNAQRKARGEDELSAADFLKEVRAKAKTLKIDADMLKRPVNVGFSGGEKKRNEILQMAMLEPKMCIMDETDSGLDVDAMKLVAEGVNALRDEGRGFLVITHYQRLLDHIKPDVVHIMADGRIVKTGGPDLALEVENNGYADILAEVN, translated from the coding sequence ATGCTGGAAATCAAGAATCTGCACGTGAAGCTTGAAGAAGAAGACAAGCAGATCCTAAAGGGTGTGGACCTGACGGTTGAAGCCGGCAAGGTACACGCGATCATGGGGCCGAACGGGTCAGGCAAGTCAACACTCAGCTACGTGCTGTCGGGCCGCGACGGGTACGAAGTGACCGAGGGGTCCGCCACGCTGGATGGCGAGGATCTGCTGGAGATGGAACCGGAAGAGCGCGCCGCTGCCGGCGTGTTTCTGGCCTTCCAATACCCGGTCGAAATTCCGGGCGTGGGCAACATGACCTTCCTGCGCACCGCCGTGAATGCACAGCGCAAGGCGCGGGGTGAGGACGAGCTGTCCGCCGCGGATTTCCTCAAGGAAGTGCGTGCCAAGGCAAAGACGCTGAAGATCGACGCGGATATGCTCAAGCGTCCGGTCAATGTGGGCTTCTCGGGCGGTGAGAAAAAGCGCAATGAGATCCTGCAAATGGCCATGCTGGAACCCAAGATGTGCATCATGGACGAAACCGACTCGGGTCTGGATGTGGATGCGATGAAGCTGGTCGCCGAAGGTGTGAATGCGCTGCGCGATGAAGGTCGCGGGTTCCTGGTCATCACCCATTACCAGCGTCTGCTGGATCACATCAAACCCGACGTCGTGCATATCATGGCCGATGGCCGCATTGTCAAAACCGGAGGCCCAGATCTGGCGCTTGAGGTTGAAAACAACGGTTATGCCGACATTCTTGCCGAGGTGAACTGA